In the Manis javanica isolate MJ-LG chromosome 12, MJ_LKY, whole genome shotgun sequence genome, AGCATCGCGCGCTCCCCAGGGGCCCGCGGGAGGCGACCGACTGCGGGACGGACAGACGGACGCACCGACGGCTGCGAACCGGGGCCGCGGACTTGACACGCACGGGCTCCGACGGGCAAGCTGCGGACAGCGGCTCCAGCGAGCCCGCGGGGCCCGGGAGCCCTCGCCACTCCGGGGCGCACGGCCTCAACCGGCGCATCGCCTGCACCCGCACCCGCCGGGCATGCAGCGGGCCCAGGACTGAGGGGCAGCGGCGTCTGCTCTCAAGATCCGGCTCGGCCCCTGCCTGGCGCACCCAGCTGTGCTCACGGTACCCGGCGGGCTTCCTGGCGGCGGCGCGGGGACTTTTCGCCTCTCGCTGTCCTCTCCCGAGCGCGTCTATGAGCGCAGCGTTCCCGCCGTCGCTGATGATGATGCAGCGCCCGCTGGGGAGTAGTACCGCCTTCAGCATAGACTCGCTGATCGGCAGCCCGCCGCAGCCCAGTCCCGGCCATTTCGTCTACACCGGCTACCCCATGTTCATGCCCTACAGGCCGGTGGtactgccgccgccgccgccgccgcctcccgcgCTGCCCCAGGCCGCGCTGCAGCCCGCGCTGCCGCCCGCGCACCCTCACCACCAGATCCCCAGCCTGCCCACCGGCTTCTGCTCCAGCTTGGCGCAGGGCATGGCGCTCACCTCCACGCTCATGGCCACGCTGCCCGGCGGCTTCTCGGCGTCTCCCCAGCATCAGGAGGCGGCGGCCGCCCGCAAGTTCGCGCCGCAGCCTCTGCCAGGCGGCGGCAACTTCGACAAGGCGGAGGCGCTGCAAGCCGACGCTGAGGACGGCAAAAGCTTCCTGGCCAAGGAGGGCTCGCTGCTTGCCTTTTCCGCGGCGGAGGCGGTGCAGGCGTCGCTAGGTGAGTCGGCTGCGCGCGCGCGTCCTGGGCGCGGGGGCGGGCCGGTTCTAGGTTCTCGCCGGGGCCTACGCGGCAAGGCCGAGACCCCGACGACCCTCGCCCCTGTCCTCCCCTTCAGAGAAGCAGGAGGATGCCGCCTAGCTGCATCGCGAGGCCTCCGGGGCACATTTAGAGCCACGCAACAAGCGGGAGTCTCCGGGTGGGGGGAGGGGTCATTTAGCGCCCCCGGCCGGCTGATACGCAGGACAGCATAGCTGTCTGGCGTCGAGTTTGGTTAGCCGCCCCCCAACCCCCGCGCCACGAGCTGGGGTACCCGGGTAGGTTTTAGCCTTAAGGGGAGGCTGGCCGCGCTGTGTCCAGAACTATGAACCCCCTTCTCCTCCTGGGATAACTGGATTCCCGGGAGGCTGTGGATATGCTTGTGTCTGTGTTGGGGTGTCTGCTGTGAACTTCTAAGGCTACAAAACTTCCTTTTTCATTACTAACATTTATGTAACTTATTATTAACTTATCCCTCCAATTAGTACTAACATTACTAACTTATCCCTCCAATAAGACACGGTCTAGATCCGCACTTTTACGCCGACACTTTGGCTTTTGAGGTCAGCTAAATTTTAACGGAGTGGGGGACAGGATGAATTGTGAGCTCCCCTTCAGTTCTCACCCGGCCCCTACCTCAGGGACAAAGCAGACGCTTTCTCGGGCCTCACATTTCCTCTTACTTGT is a window encoding:
- the GBX2 gene encoding homeobox protein GBX-2 isoform X1, which produces MSAAFPPSLMMMQRPLGSSTAFSIDSLIGSPPQPSPGHFVYTGYPMFMPYRPVVLPPPPPPPPALPQAALQPALPPAHPHHQIPSLPTGFCSSLAQGMALTSTLMATLPGGFSASPQHQEAAAARKFAPQPLPGGGNFDKAEALQADAEDGKSFLAKEGSLLAFSAAEAVQASLVGAVRGQGKDESKVEDDPKGKEESFSLESDLDYSSDDNLPGQAAHKEEEPGHALEETPPSGGAAGSTTSTGKNRRRRTAFTSEQLLELEKEFHCKKYLSLTERSQIAHALKLSEVQVKIWFQNRRAKWKRVKAGNANSKTGEPSRNPKIVVPIPVHVSRFAIRSQHQQLEQARP
- the GBX2 gene encoding homeobox protein GBX-2 isoform X2, which gives rise to MSAAFPPSLMMMQRPLGSSTAFSIDSLIGSPPQPSPGHFVYTGYPMFMPYRPVVLPPPPPPPPALPQAALQPALPPAHPHHQIPSLPTGFCSSLAQGMALTSTLMATLPGGFSASPQHQEAAAARKFAPQPLPGGGNFDKAEALQADAEDGKSFLAKEGSLLAFSAAEAVQASLGESAARALSGWGEGRGCQRARERRVKGGRRPEGQGGELLAGERSGLQLG